The Brassica napus cultivar Da-Ae chromosome C7, Da-Ae, whole genome shotgun sequence genomic interval ttactccataaatggagtaatgagttttttatttgtttataactTCATTTCTCACTCCTTTTTGCTAAATTATGGAGTGCGGTTGGAGATGGTCTTGAAACCAAGCCATTCACATCATGACATGATCTAACTGTCTCCATGTGTGGGACCCAGTAAGCAGCGAATCTTGACCGTCTACTTGGTGGGCGCCAGGCGTAAATTTGGGCTTTTGTGACCAAGTAAGAATTTTGTTCCGTCTGACTTCATAAGTCACCACCCGTTGACTTCTCTCAACTTAAACGCTTAATTATTTCCAtatatttttaaccaaaaaaaaaaaaccattaccATTCCATAATATCGTATTCTAATTTTAAGGTAAATTTTCTGAATGTAAAATGTGcctcatatatattttacatttttgttttgtctgaCTTTTCAGTATTTTACCCACAATTTAAGGATATTGTTCTGAAATTGCCGATTATTAAcagaatagaaaaaaaaattgcaaaagaCTAGAAATAAACGACAAAGGGAGTATTATTCACGAAGTGATACATAACAGTTTCGCACAACTTATTCACTTTCAATATGGAAAacacatacatatatagatTATTAAGTTTCCGTATTTCATAATTTCACGAAACAAAGACATACTTGGTATATTGCCGTATCTGATCTCCCCTTATCATTTGAGGGAAATAGAGCCAACCACTAGTCACAACCATAAATGTCATTGTAAGCATCCAAGACACCACAGGTCTCACAGTCCATCGCTTCCCGAACTCTGACCTTTTCACCACTATTTCTGTCGCAGTACAGACCCCATTTAACACATAGAATAAAGTGACCCCCCCAGAAGGCGTTTCATGGCCGCTTGTGTAGAAGAATATAAGTTCGTGAAACAGACCAGAGGCGAGGAACGCCGTTGATACTCCGATGAATTTAGACAAACCAGATTTGCTTTTGGATCTTCCCCGCAGAGGAGAGTAGATGCCTGACCGGAGAATAGACGAGACCACTGGATTCCACCGGCGACCCCAGAAGTCTTGAAGAGAGGTGGATAAGTAAGGTTCATCGAACACTGGCTCAAGATCGCACCCAAGAACGATAGTGAGCATAGATTTGAGGAGGGTTAATCCAAGCTCAAATGGCAAGTACATATATAGAGGATATATGCCCCATAACAGAACCGGAGGAAGATTATATTTGTAACCTCGCACATGGAACATAAACAAAACTCCAACTATTGCAACTTTAGCGGCTAAAATCCATTTATGGAAACTAAAttgagatttagggttttgttcAAGTTTCTTGATGGGAAAGCAAGTGAAGCAGATAAATTGAAAAAGACTTGAAGGACGTGGGGAAAGAGAACCTAAATCAAATGCAAAGAGCATGAGCTTTAAAGTTGCCATCCCTGTGAGGAAAAACATTATGGGGAAAATGAAAAACCAAGAGGAGAAGAGCATTGGAGAAACAAAGAACTGAAGACACACCGGAAGAATAAAGAGTAATCGAGGAACCCCAGCTTTGATTCTAGGTAGTATGTAGTAACAATAACTTACCGAGACTATTGCTGAAACCCACACTAGGGCAAATCTTTTGATTTCTTCCTCCATGTTTCACTTTTTTGTGTTTGTTGCTGGTGATGATCTCTTCCAATTAGCGAGGTTTTATATtggtttttgtgtgtttttaaagTCGCCGGAATGAGTAGATAATATAGAATCACAAAGCAATATAGAATCTCAAAGCAATGAAGTCATTCTCTTattcaatcaatcaagcaaTGCTTAAACAATTCAATCAAGCTCTCTAAGAATCACACAACACACACACTCATCATTATCATCGAcatcaatatatatagagagctCTATTTCCTAATCCTGTTAGATAACATATTAGACTTATCTAAATCTATTATAACTTCCAATTCCTCAACAGGATTAGGTCAATTACTTGCTTCTTAAGTTTCCTTCTTCTTCAAGCTTAACTCAACAGATAATATGGATTTAACAGGTAGACAAATGAAGGAACAGGTTTCTTCTACGTTTTCCCTTCTGAGGGTGGCTCTTATGCACGTTCTCCCTTCCTGAGGCTATCCAGGGTATGATAGCAAAAATACATACTTACATgtattttctagttttatttCATTGTTTCACGAGAAGGTATTATGAAATTGCGATAAAAGAAATCAACATACACAACttgtttacttttaatttttccaATACTGAAAGTACGTACatgtattttttagttttatttcatAGTTTCACGAGAAGATATATTTGGTAATCTGCTAAGTCAGAGAGTGCTTTGCGACGGAAGAAATTCAAGAACAACAAGGTTCATGCGTTTGTTTATATTTGAGGGAAGTAGAGCCAACCAATTGTCACAGCCATAAAGGTCATCGCTGTTCTCACCGGCCACTGCCATGCAAACTATGTTCTATTCGCCACCACTTCCGACGCAGTTAAACCCCATAACACGTATAACAAAGTAATCTCCCCTGAGGCGTTACGCGAGATGTATAGAACATTAGAATCTCGTGAAACAGGCCAGCAACGAGAAACATCTTAAAACCCCACATGAACTTAGCCAACCGGGAGTTGCGTTTGGAGATGCCCCGAGCGTAGACTTTGAGGATCTTGCTTAAACTTCATCCTAACTTATGCTATACGATTTTGTTTAgttaaatgatgattttttcACCACTAAATTGATGATATTTGATTAAAGAACAATGAACTAATTTTTGATCGAATCTGATTATGGACAGGACTGGACTGTATGAAAAGAAATCGGTATCacattatattaaactaaatgtGGTTTCAatagaaaattaattaacaatatatataccattttaagtctttatatattagttaagtTTCATTCCAGTTTTAAATAAGAATAGTGGTCATA includes:
- the LOC106441961 gene encoding probable long-chain-alcohol O-fatty-acyltransferase 9 translates to MATLKLMLFAFDLGSLSPRPSSLFQFICFTCFPIKKLEQNPKSQFSFHKWILAAKVAIVGVLFMFHVRGYKYNLPPVLLWGIYPLYMYLPFELGLTLLKSMLTIVLGCDLEPVFDEPYLSTSLQDFWGRRWNPVVSSILRSGIYSPLRGRSKSKSGLSKFIGVSTAFLASGLFHELIFFYTSGHETPSGGVTLFYVLNGVCTATEIVVKRSEFGKRWTVRPVVSWMLTMTFMVVTSGWLYFPQMIRGDQIRQYTKYVFVS